In one Platichthys flesus chromosome 3, fPlaFle2.1, whole genome shotgun sequence genomic region, the following are encoded:
- the si:dkey-112e17.1 gene encoding uncharacterized protein si:dkey-112e17.1, translating into MTCVTSLVPHVFITTYLLFVMGSVAQKVYFDCGAKVDVVDVQGLILSPGFPYNYSSGTHCVWLFIVPVDYQLILEIFDFDVFESHDSAAQYSAISNFEEEEADEEATVTPGSFAVYETSSPAKDPLLQSEGDVTKTQQSSQDSEDKQVVVQEQSTKMEITKVSNSAKRSADASSGLSSAPPSSLLLPGAVPSRDKIVNSASLSHLRGDPNPSSNPSTVVEETTLASLHITDSPAVSPETQQSVLDACPHDVLYISDLITFSSRFCGSNRPPSSQLVFGSNQEMVEVIMELITTTHWGRGFALLFHYHNLTEPGGDLRSSAPTASKVDSLLAAVSGAAFFALILTSALCIIFRPKLCPKRASSCASSNSEVPEGVHTTGAEVSELQLMAENQTNLGTTTDQGNNNDSPPHTVSASIDISQNAEVDLSCSGLTELDLGADEVFIVSSAPSPSRLPFSPHTQRERFLRHSDTGPSPAGDWPSLDSTTSPTSASSARDGGSGCARPRAWSVRTFQDFLPPLPQLHKKWCSWNSTSPFTKLVDSNPSSLTGDCRGEDSRKVFSDIHLDHKADTSTISDSSISNASYPMTQSAQRQRRLSSTSNLRRSRFPGPCFGLLSGAADPVKAPGAPQSQGSPSEPSSGSSSSPQCQMEGGQAMNRRDFPGEGDHVSVPVFAISEEEDRQPLVSAEHLDQTSVSTVMNGLSRGAYEGKRAAPGSTSHSPQNQRARPEWRPWGSQASGGVGPLPSNTPATMTESNTVSDRPLCLSQSTALCSVTNQM; encoded by the exons ATGACTTGTGTCACGTCGCTCGTGCCGCATGTCTTCATCACCACGTATCTACTCTTCGTCATGGGCAGCGTTGCACAGAAA GTGTACTTCGACTGTGGTGCCAAGGTGGATGTGGTGGACGTCCAAGGCCTCATTCTGTCTCCTGGCTTCCCCTACAACTACTCCTCTGGGACACACTGTGTGTGGCTGTTCATTGTACCTGTTGATTACCAGCTTATCCTGGAAATATTTGACTTTGATGTGTTTGAGAGCCATGACTCTGCAGCCCAATACTCAGCCATCTCTAAttttgaagaggaagaagcagatgAAGAGGCGACTGTCACCCCTGGCAGCTTTGCGGTATATGAAACTTCATCGCCAGCTAAAGATCCTTTGCTTCAGAGCGAAGGGGATGTCACAAAGACTCAACAGTCCTCCCAAGATAGCGAGGACAAGCAAGTAGTGGTCCAGGAACAGTCCACAAAGATGGAAATTACCAAAGTCTCAAATTCTGCCAAAAGATCTGCAGATGCCTCCTCTGGCTTATCTTCAgcacctccttcctctctcctcttacCTGGGGCTGTGCCTTCAAGAGACAAGATCGTTAACTCCGCCTCCTTGTCTCACCTTAGGGGAGACCCCAACCCAAGTTCTAACCCAAGCACAGTTGTGGAGGAGACCACCCTTGCCTCACTACACATCACTGACAGTCCAGCTGTGAGTCCTGAAACGCAGCAGTCAGTGCTTGACGCCTGCCCTCATGATGTCCTCTACATCTCAGACCTCATCACCTTTTCGTCCAGGTTCTGTGGGTCCAACCGCCCTCCCAGCAGCCAGCTGGTTTTCGGCTCCAACCAGGAGATGGTGGAGGTCATCATGGAGCTTATCACTACAACACACTGGGGCCGTGGCTTTGCTTTGCTCTTCCACTACCACAACCTGACTGAGCCAGGAGGGGACCTCCGTTCCTCTGCTCCTACAGCCAGCAAGGTAGACTCTCTGCTGGCTGCTGTGAGCGGAGCTGCCTTCTTCGCTCTGATACTTACAAGTGCCCTCTGCATCATTTTCAG ACCCAAACTGTGTCCGAAAAGAGCCAGCTCCTGCGCGTCCAGCAACTCCGAG GTGCCAGAGGGCGTCCATACCACAGGGGCTGAGGTCAGTGAGCTGCAACTGATGGCTGAGAATCAGACCAACCTGGGGACGACCACAGACCAGGGCAACAACAACGACAGCCCGCCACACACAG TCAGTGCTTCCATcgacatttcccagaatgcagaGGTGGACCTTTCCTGCAGCGGGTTGACTGAACTCGACCTTGGTGCCGATGAGGTTTTCATTGTATCTTCAGCCCCCAGCCCAAGCAGGCTACCCTTCTCACCTCACACG CAGCGGGAGAGGTTTCTTCGACACAGTGACACTGGTCCCAGCCCTGCAGGTGATTGGCCCTCGCTAGACTCCACCACCTCACCCACTAGTGCCAGTTCTGCCAGGGACGGTGGCAGTGGCTGTGCCAGGCCGAGAGCCTGGAGCGTACGCACGTTCCAGGACTTCCTCCCTCCGCTGCCACAGCTGCATAAGAAGTGGTGCAGCTGGAACTCCACCAGTCCCTTCACCAAGCTCGTGGACAGC AACCCATCCAGTTTGACAGGTGACTGCAGGGGAGAAGACAGCAGGAAGGTCTTCTCCGACATTCACTTGGACCACAAGGCAGACACGAGCACCATCTCGGACTCATCCATCAGCAACGCCTCCTACCCTATGACCCAGTCTGCCCAGCGGCAGCGGCGTCTCAGCTCCACCAGCAACCTGCGGCGCTCGCGCTTCCCCGGCCCGTGCTTCGGCCTCCTCTCTGGTGCAGCAGACCCGGTGAAGGCCCCTGGGGCTCCTCAGTCCCAGGGATCACCCTCAGAGCCCAGCTCCGGATCATCTTCCTCCCCCCAGTGTCAGATGGAGGGCGGCCAGGCCATGAACAGGCGTGATTTCCCAGGCGAGGGTGATCACGTCAGCGTGCCGGTGTTTGCcatctctgaggaggaggaccgGCAgcctctggtctcagctgagcACCTGGATCAGACCTCCGTCTCTACTGTGATGAATGGACTGTCGAGGGGAGCGTACGAGGGGAAGCGGGCTGCACCCGGAAGCACCAGCCACAGCCCGCAGAACCAGAGGGCCAGGCCTGAGTGGAGGCCATGGGGGAGCCAGGCATCAGGGGGGGTTGGTCCACTCCCTTCCAACACACCAGCCACCATGACCGAGTCCAACACAGTCAGTGACCGCCCGCTGTGCCTCAGTCAGTCCACAGCGCTGTGCAGTGTGACCAACCAGATGTGA